From Danio rerio strain Tuebingen ecotype United States chromosome 2, GRCz12tu, whole genome shotgun sequence:
AGTCCTTCATCACCTCGCTTACACTCACTGTGTCTAGGTCCTGCTTTCCTGGAGTTCCTTCAGTGGAACAAGTGGATGGCGGAGGAGCCAGCGAGTCCACAGAGCCCAGTTTGATCTCTACCTCCTCATAAATGTCCCGAGTGCTGCCTAACAAGTTGGACGAGGGCTGAAGCATCAGCTGGTTCCTCAGTATAACCTCCTTTCCACTGTTTACTGAAACTGCCGAGTCCCCGGTGGGCAGTTTGGCATGTGGCCACCGTCCGTTGCAGTGGGAGGAGTTGTGTCTTTTTCGAGTCGGACTAAAAGATGAGgtctctttcttcttcttcttcctgccACAGCACCAGCAGAGCACTAAACTGAAGAGGAGGAACAGGGGAAGCAGGATGAAGAGAGCGGTCAGGTTGGCCAGGTGGCACACATCACTGGTTGTCAAAGACCAAAGAGTCCGCCCTGCCAGAATGTGAGGAGAGGCACAGGTCAGATTACCTACGAGGTCCTGAAAGCTGCTGGAGTTGTCATGAAGATGACTTCGAAGACCTTCCCACAGCGAACACGTGCAGGCCAAGGGGTTTCCAACGAGCTCTAGATGTTGTAGTGAAGGCTTTAGTGATGACTGAGGAAGAGCGCTCAGCTGGTTCCAGCCCAAGATCAGCTCTCGTAGTTTATGCGAGCTTTGGAGAAATCGCTTGGGCAAGTCCTTCAGATTATTCACTCCCAAATCCAGCACTTCCAAACTATAGGCTTTTGTGAGGAAGCCATTTGGGAGAGATGTGAGTCTGTTCTGGCTGAGGTACAGCTCTCTCAATGAACTGACAGCATCACCGTCTTCAATCTTACTGATATTACAGTTAGACAAGTCCAAAACTTGCAGATTTGTCTGCGATGAAAAAGCTGCCCAGGGCACTAGGCTGAACGTAGATCCTGAGTAGTTCAAGCAGCAAGTGTCGTTGGGTATCAGAGGTGGAAACTTAGACAAAATGCTGGAAGGTGGACACTTGCATCCTCCGGTGTTTCCTTCAGTCACATGCAGCATTTGGAGAAACCCAAACCCACATAAAAAGACAAGTCCTACAACAAAGAAGCAGAAGGATTAGGCAAAACTTCAGTAATCATATTTAAccagttaaaggggtggtccgctacgatatcatgttttaaactttagttgttgtgtaatgtagctgtgtgaacataacatctctgaatgtaatacaatcaaagtttaatgcaaagagagacattggcttttacagagtacaaaaaaaatacatctgggctaATAGAATAATAAACTCCTTGgggccagtggtgtagtggtcaATGTGTTAACACATGGACTCCGGTGCTCATGGCAACCTGAGTTCGATTACGCCTCGCGGTCatatgccaatccttcccctctctctgttcccaattctttcctgtcaattctctcaaCTTTCCTATCCAAATGaaggtaaaaattaaataaataaaatcataaacccttcaggttacatGCATACACCCTGCAAAGGATATGGCCAGAGGctctgtaatgttatagcagacaGCTAATATGCGGTCTAAATGCTTGTCAGATTTGATTTTAGAGAGCAGGAATGAGGTTcatccttttcattttctgtctgattatgGATCAAACTTATGCAGCTAACATCTAGTCTGACTGATACTATTTACACAGCAGAGACAAAGCGCATGCTTGTGGAGGCGTGACACTTTACTGGTGACATGGAGGCgatctgcaaatcacagcacattatgtaagctgaccaatcagagcctcttaaggCCTTTTggggaactaggaaatatgatagtcgttttcatgttagctgagtagctgtctATAATCAAAgtaatatatatgaaaaatgatgtgattttctacaaatgaagcatgagcacacactgttttgcatcttataaacactacAAAGCCTTagaaatacactctggaccagcCCGTTAGAGTTAACCAAGTTAAACCGTCAAGAGTgctactttttctttattttaattctcTTCTCTGTGTTATCTAAAACTTTTTATAAAAGTCTGGAAAAATGGCAccttattgttattttgtttaaaacataaatggtcattttttttacagaaatgtcAGAAgtaaacagaaaaacacaaaaaaatgaatgtaaatttacACGTTTTGTCTTATtgtttacaatataaaatattataaactttTAATGTGAATCCCAAAGTAAAAAGATAAACTATAATGCACTTAAATGATCAGCATAAATGTGTACAtcccctttaaaatattttattttttatacatttactaaGTGAATATAGTAAATAATCATTGGAGCATTTAAAcaactgttttattaaacagttattaagaataagagtttggtcacctaacatttttagaaataaaaagataatacatttaacttAGAATGTGTTTTTGCAAACTAAATTACAAACTACTTCATTTTATCTAGgcaacgcggtggcacagtaggtagtgctgttgcctcacagcaagaaggttgctggttcgagcctcggctgggtcagttggcgtttctgtatggagtttgcatgttctccttgtgttcgtgtgggtttcctccggtgctccgtattcccccacagtccaaagacatgcagtacagatgaattgggtaagctaaattgtccgtagtgtatgagtgtgtatggatgtttcccagagatgggtttgcggctggaagggcatcagctgcataaaacagatgctggataagttggcgattcattccactgtgttttGTAATTTCAACTAAAATTGATAAAATTTATGTTtctctttctaaaaaaaattccCCAATATATTAATTTGGATGTGCTcatttttggactgtgatcttaactttttttttgttagattagttacatttttggctttggtactgactaatctaatatatatgcacaaatatatcaCTGTAAagcattctttaaaaatatttagatatatattatctatttattatgcatttattaatatacacacagtacacaattatatttgtatgtatacatCCACAAAACACAAACGacttcaacacattcatcatcTTAGAGTGAACTAATGCACATACACCTATTACATTCTGTCTCTTTCTGTTGTGTTGTAAGCTTGACCTCCAgagatcagcttgttcaggttgAGCAGAGGTAGAGATCCCGTGTGCACAGCAACACTGCACTGTTGTCAGTGGTGTGGAAGTTGGCATGGAGATGAGGTGAGTCTGGGATCAGGAGTCCACACTTCACAAAGAAACATCTAATCTGGCAACCATGCAGCTCACGGTTGGTTGGAAACTGAACAAatatatctcacacacacacttcctttgATGGCTGAAGTGCAAGACAACAAGGTCTTTTCTGTTCACGTACATCAATCAGACGTAATATAACCCGGGTCCGGAAAAAAGTTGGAACATTTTGTAAAATGCAATTAAATCAAGAATATGTTTTGTTCTCTtcacattttaattcattcattcattttcttttcggcttagtccctttattaatctggggttgtcacagcagaatgaaccacaaacttgtccagcacatgttttgcgcagcggatgcctttccatctgcaacccatcactgggaaacacccatacatacccattcacacaaataaatacagacaagttagcttacccaattcacctattgctcatgtgtttggactgtgggggaaaccagagcacctggatgaaacccacgtgaacacaggaagagcatgcaaactccacacagaaatgccaactgacccagccgaggctcgaacctgtgaTCTTCTTGttatgaggcgaatgtgctacctactgcgccaccatctttaaattttatttatgacaatacTACAAATTCAAAATTTCTCCAGATTcactttgaatttaaagcaaattAATAGTAAAAGATCAATGAATATCTTAATTGAACTGTAATGCATGAGGGAGTCAAGTTTGGGCATAAAAAGAGCATCTCAGTCGTTGCAAGCAAATACTGAGCTAAAAGTTCTAAgagaattgtgaaaaaaaaatcaaaaatcccATTTCTAAATGGAAAAATGACAAAGAGTTTAAGTCTTTTTATGTCTCAAGGACCAACGTGACCATGCAGGCTTTCATGAGCAGTGGATGAACAAGCAAACATCTGTCCTGAGATGTTGAGCAGCAGAGCAAATGGCATGGTTGAATGCTAGGTACCATTAACATTTTTGAGATGTATGAGCCATActaccatcaaaataatgtttttcatgGAACGCCTATGGTCATTAAATTATTCAAGTTCATTGGTATGCACTGAAAGTTTTTGTCTGGTGTTCAGTCCAGATCTCCAGATCTATATAACCTACATGTATCAAGAAAGGGAAAATCAAACAACAACCACAGACTGCTAAGCAGCTAAATTGTACTTGTAAAACTTTAAAGTCTGtaataaatcaaaatgtactaGGTTTATTTTCCTAGTGCATGATGTTagtcttaatgtaaacaataaaTCTGTGCAAactaatccactgaaaaaaaaataattaatcaaaatctTTTCTCTGGAATGTAGTCCGCCTCTGATGATGCAAGTTTGATggctctggtaaaaaaaaaagtgcttacattttatatttagacaTTTAGTCATTTACCAGACAATTTTGTCCAAAGCAGCAAACAATTGAGGAAGCATTCAGCAATTctacaagaagaggcaatacacaaaGAAtggctaattatacaaaggaaaagtttgtgctcagagaattactAAACTAAACTATCTGTTAGTTTGCTGCAAGAAAAAGATGAAAGGAGAGCACAAAATTTGTCcctaatcaatatttaaattcagttggAAATGCATcatcatggtaaaaataaaaaactgcagcAACCTCCGGTTCACACAGACCTTAACAAACTtcttttaaacatggtaaagaACAGTTAACACCATGTGTGATGTAGTCATCCAAAAATTGCTgatatttattacataattttttttttttggtcaatgaaaacattgaaaacaattttattgtatttttgtcaaTAAAATATAGGAATCAAATCACATATTCTTGATTTTACTGAAGTTTACAAGAGGTTTCTTTTGCTATAAACCAAAAAAATGTTTGAGATAGCAATCACTGACTATAATATTCATCAGAAACAATGCAcccattttatttaattagaaaatgtattacttttaaaggtatagttctcCCGAAATGAAAATATCCTCACAATTAATAATACTAAAGTGGTTCCTAGACTTTTATAAAtgtctttcttgtgttgaacacaaagtatTCTAAGGAATGTTAGGAAAAAAAATATGCATAGTTGGTACAAAaatgtggaagtcaatggatgtttttcaatatatcttctgttgtgttgaacagaaagaaagaaactcaaacaggtctggaaccagtggaggatgagtaaatgatgacagaatttaatttCTTGGGTGAACAATCACATTAAGTTAAATATGACTTGTTTGCTGACATGTTTCTTTAATTAGTTTCTTGACAGAAAAGCATATTCTTTGTTATCTTTAAAAGAACTTTGCTCTGATATCTTTCCCCTGCTGTGTTGAGGGCATGTTTTGGTTCCCCCCACAAGTACAGGCCTGGCATCAGACTTTcctgatgtaaacaatgggaGAGGAATGTGCAACCCCCCTTGACAACACAGACGATCCACATCAGGAACGAGAGCTGAGAAACTGCATTCAGTACAGTTGAAGCGCTCACTTTACAGCAGATATCATCGGCTGTGTTTACCCAACACTAGTTTGAAGATTTTCTGTCACCAAAATTATAAGGCTGTCATGTGAACAAATGACCAGCATCATAAATCTTGATGTAACTAATACAGAAACTCAGCTAGTAAATCTTTTAATTATATATGTAATAGAGTAGCACCATTTAGAGATTAGCAGATTTAATATGAGATGTCCAAACCCACATTAAGTCCTTCGTAATGTGCTCTAATGGCTATTAAGcacaatttaaaagaaaaaaggaaagagaaAAATTGGCTCATGTTGAGCAATCAAGCTCTGAAAAAAATCAcctacattttaaactaaacacCCAGGTTTCTCTTATAGGTTTTGTTGTTTCTATAACGGTGGGGACTTTCCGTTGACTACTATTGTTTTATACTGAGCTGATGATATTTTAAATCCTGTAAGTCGAAACCGAACCATAATAGAAACTTTTTAGTGATGTGCTCATTCACACAATGAAGGAAAACTTGATCTGAATGTACACACACAAGCAACAAGATCCTTTCAGCTATGCCTGTTAAACGTGCCTTAAACAAATCCAACTATTGAGTTTGCTTTCATGTTCTAGAGACAGAATATGAGTTCAGATAataaaaaaactcttaatttaaaatacaattcttCTAAAATGAGTGTTTTGATCAGGCTCCAGTGTTTAGATTTAGTAAttacacttttatggcaaagaataagttattttaattgttttcaaaatgaaataactcATCAAAaacaaagaaagctgaaaaatatgctcattttagATTTGCAGTTtgaaggtttttgcatctgaactcttcatatgtattcTAACATTGAAGTTTTCGCTTAATTTTATCCAGAGCTGTATACTGTACAATAGATTAGACATCAGTAACAAGTTAAGAAAAAGTGCTCGTCTCCAGAGTTTTTTCCTTCTTTGCTAATAAATAGAGTTTTGGACACTGAATgtttgtttgtctgaggtaaatCCAACATTATTgtttacaagctgttttactaaAGTGCTGATTGAGTGGATGGTTACATGAAATGAAAGTAAATTCACTGTTTCTgcggtttgtgttttttttttcgctATAACTAATGGTAAAGGGGCTCCATGTTTGActcacttaaagggcacctattttaccccttttacaagatgcaagataagcctttggtgtctctagaatgtgtttgtaaagtttcagctcaaaatacccatcagatcatttattatagcctccagaatttgCCCTCTTTAGTGTCTTGAGTACAGTATAGTTTATTGTGTagtctgtggctttaaatgcaaattagctgctTTGTGCGTCCCACATGCATATCTGCTTctcatccagcctgatctcacgaggaaacttaagtattttacgttttgtcagtttagtggctaattcttacaaATTCTTGCAAgctcagtcgtatgaaaatgtatgattttaaaaaggaggcgtggcacataACCCCACCCCCAACtacaaccgtcattgggtgatgagcaaatcgtactgaattgtacaaattagagcgtacaaattcatacgaattagccactaaatcaaaaagttatgaattgctgtgagattgcgtcgTCTCATCATATGTtaaatcagataaacagcagtcagtgacagagacagactcggatgaagctaaaatacagctcattagttaaaaataccaagtaagtttagtTAATGTATTGGTGGTGGAGCTCAtacaagcctttctgaaatgatgagtctcacacaaatgcattttgcagtacacacacacacacacacacacacacacacacacacacattactacaCGTTTACTGAATCCGTTACGTTATAGCGAACGTTATAATCCGCTATAATCACCATCAACTTATAAAACTTATTTTATAAGTTTTCaacttataaaacttataaaaaaaatcacagagatttgtaacaaatgttttaatcccagtttatttgcaaaaacatgttctgtggacatgtgtatgtTATTAAGgagacatggcacctgtcaatcaattgggTAGGTGGGGAACACCGCGAGACCTCGCAGCAGCCCACAACTTGATGATGTAGTTGACCAGGTCAAACGTCACAGTAGCAAGGGCGCTACCTTAGTGGGCATACAAGGTCGACTACATAGTTGATGATCGCCTACATTATGCCTACAGTATGGGCGTTACCTTAGTCGGCGGTACGTGAtgacgatcgcctacacctccccctaccctaaacccaaccatcacagtagcatgagCATTACCTTAGTGGGCAGTACAAGTCGACGATCGCTTACACCTCCCCCCACTCTAAACCCATttgtcacagtagcatgggcgttaCCTTGATACAAGGTCCGCTACGTAGTTGATGATCACCTGCATAATCAAGCTGCGGGCTGCGGAGAGGACATCTTGAAAACCGCACTCTTACATCACGTTGTGTCGGGTTTACATCATTCCAATacgacagtggacacactatatatacagacagactgtccaaacagcttccagaagtaaatttttcatcataggtgccctttaagtgatTCCTGACTTAAGTTGTCTGGATTGATTGGATTTGATTGAACTATTCTTGTGTGACAGAAGACTAGCTTTAAAGAGATTTTAGGATGGATGATACAGGACAAaccatgtgtttgtttttaataataagttaGAAAACTAAAAGTAGAGATTAAATGTTGGACGTCTGTTCACCCTTGTATTAGTCTAAAGGGGTTTTAGGAGTTAGCATTAACGATTGCTAGTTGACTGAAACTTGCAATAGTTAACAAAATCGTTAAAAGAAAACATCAAAACATCCAGCAAAAATAAGACAACCAATGGTATTCTGAGGACTACTTTTCTTTAAAATCATTATAGTCATGGGAACTGATTAAATTGTCAATATATTGTGCAAGAGGGATCAGGACTGTGAGATTAAAGAGACCAGCATACGTATGGCAAGGCTTAAACGGTAATAAAGGGCATGTGACCTAATAGATGCATACTTAAAGTTTTGATCCCAATCTGTGAATTCAATAAAGCGATGGGTATATTCAAACCAATCCTCCATGATCTCACTGCTGAACAATGTGCGCTGTTACACCCAGTCCAGCAGTTTCCTCTCAGATAGCGGATCTTTTATTTCACTCGAGCGCAGCTTTACAGTGAGTCTGCACGGGGCAACGACGATAAAATAACAATGAAGCAATGCAAAACTAAACccaattttaaatgcaaagccACTTAATACGTTTCGAATAAATACAGTAACTTTGTTTGTTGATCAAAACAACCAAATTTGTGTGCATGGAACTTTTTTCTCTCCGTAAAATTCACTCGCGTGAAGTCAAGTGTAATAGCGACAGAATAGTGCTCAAGTGACGCTTACCTTCACGTGTCATTGTTGTGAGCTGTTGGTagagctgtcattcattcagATGACCGCAACCCAGAGCACTCAGAGCAGCAGCAGCTCcatctgcctctctctctctctactgtagtgtgtgcgcgcgcgcgcgtgctATGGGTGTGTTCTGACTCCTCATCAACACAACACCGGCGGGAATGTGGAAATTCTGCTtcctgtgctgtgtgtgtgtgatgcagagGGAAATTGTGTCAACACAACTAGAGGAAAAGTTACCTGGGAGAGCAGACTTGCATCATAATGTGTCTGACTACGTTACCTTATTAAATATTGCTTTGACGGTGGAGGGTCTTTTAAACCTGTATATTAGTTTCAGATATAATTTTAACGCTATTCATGtcaagcattaaaaaaaactctaCCCCCCCCCCCAACCAGATAAAATAGAAAAGTTCGATAAATGCTCGCTAACAAAAGCTAGCGATTATTCGCGTTCGTCTGAGGTAACCATAGCAACACCACGCTCCTCGTGCTCCTTTTCAATATAAATCTGTGACGCATATTGACCAAACATAAGAGTcatgtattactttttaaatattttaaattatcaaACAGTTTGAATGTTCTTTCTTATTTGTTGTAAAGTCATGTTTTACATGTAGCTATATGGTTTGGTTTTGAGAATTCCAGGTATTAACTTGaggctaaaaaacaaaacacttgctTAGTTTAAAGCCCccgttcagaagaaaaaaaaatcgtttGAAAAGTTAACCAACTACTGAAGTAAAAGAACAAACCTTTCGGGCGTTATGTTTGAGTTGACCACAAGATGGGAGCATTCGACAGGTAGTTCCTTCTTTAGTCTGTAGACTGGCAAATGCAATTGATACAAGAACATGTTGGTGCAGGCAGGCgtctggatgaatgaatggacggacggacagagacagacagacagatagatagcaATGGTGTcatttttggtttcttttatttGAGAAAGAAAGAAGGCACATTGGTAAACCACATGATGATACAATGGCATCTCATATATGAGACAAAGCACAATATTTAAAAGTACAGCAAAACGCTACATCAAGAACTGTGTCATGTTATCAACTCAATGTCAACTGATTCAACATTCCCTGTGCCTACACAAATTACAGTGCAGCAAAACGTAAGGctccatcatcctcatcatcatcagtgCCCAGGCAGACGAGTTTCTCAGACAGGCCTgcagccagcctggtgaaaggggtggttcttttttctcaaaaggtggacctttttaaagttatttgcttcattttctatgtaaatttgtataattataatatattttactttaatttttctattaaatactgcattttagtgacgtttaagcattattttttgctggattagcctGTCAGAAAGTCATCATAACCATAGTTTTTGATGTAACAAAAAACAGCAGTCTGTAAAGTTTCAAATTAAAAACTGTTAACAAACTGGCCACATTCAACCTTCCACAGTCTGAATTTGGCCActtgaataataaattaaataagtcaATTTGTTAAGCCATGATTGACAACAATAGTCTAAttggtaattaaataaaaaaaaactttaatgtgggacgcttttggtgcttcaaacATTTTTATTGGTCTTAAAGTCTTCTTTGATgggttattattataaatttatgatggcatagcagtcaaaataggataaATGTACTTATgtttgggacaaattctggagcTTTGTCAGTGGGAggtgggtcttttgaaccacccgaaccccccttgGCTACAGGTCTGTCAGACCCAGACTTTGCTTGAGGAATCTCTCCGAGGATGTTGATCCACACAGTCCTGCATTCAGACTTGAGTTCCTCAAATTCAACGCTTTCGTGTACTTCTTTTTCTGCTGCTCTCAAGTGCCAAGCTGCATCTGAAGTCTATAGAGAGCAGATCTGACTGAGGCAGTGCTCATAGATCCCGACAGGAAGAGGACAGTTAGCGGGACGGTTCCCTTTCCTCATCTGCATATTTTGGGTTTGGCTGAAGCCTGCCGATAAAGAGAGAGATGCTGCAGAACTGAAGCAAAGATGGAGGTGAGGAGACACTGACATACACGAACACTTACCAGAGGATCTCACACACGCCAAAGGAAACCCATTTTGCTCAAAGCTTTGCATATCATCTCGTCCATCATTGGAAATCTGCTCAACGTGATTAAAAGTGGCCTGAAAAACTAGACAAAGACACCAAATCAgctaaacacattttatttgccTTGTTTTCTTCATAATGGTTGATATAgcctcaataataaaaaaagaacaagcaTGTTTTTACAATTAAATCACCTCAATATTTAATTAAGGGATTTATGGAGCATCCTAAAATATTCACTTTTTGTTTACAAAAGGGTCTAATCATCTTCTTTCCTGCCTCGTCCTGCTGTTAACGCACACATGGATCTGATAAAAGGATCTAATTTAGTGGTTTTCGAGCTGTCGCTGAACACTGATTTAACAGAGCCAGATTTAAATCATTACCACTTGTTATTACAAACTAACCACGCAGACAATGGGAAACAAGCAAATGCAACTATAAATCtttaacagcaacaaaaaaaaaaaacgcacttcATGAAATGCTCTGTGTTCCCGTAAATGAAGGCCTTCCTGAAACAGGCTGTAAAATCAGATGAAGGCGGTATTTGTCCCAGAATTGCTTTGCTGACTAACGCTGCTGCGTTCGGTAAAGTTAATGCATATTCCAGCATTAGTGCCAACAATTTGTCAGTATGCGGAAATATTGGGAGTGTAAAACCAGCAGATTGACGAATATCAGTtaccatattttacagtaatgaACGTGAAACAGAACAAGCTTTCTTACCGTTGTGATTTATTGGCACTTCATTAAACTGGTTGAGATTTTGATGTGAGTTCAGGAAGGAGCTGTG
This genomic window contains:
- the si:ch211-106k21.5 gene encoding uncharacterized protein si:ch211-106k21.5 isoform X1, translated to MTREGLVFLCGFGFLQMLHVTEGNTGGCKCPPSSILSKFPPLIPNDTCCLNYSGSTFSLVPWAAFSSQTNLQVLDLSNCNISKIEDGDAVSSLRELYLSQNRLTSLPNGFLTKAYSLEVLDLGVNNLKDLPKRFLQSSHKLRELILGWNQLSALPQSSLKPSLQHLELVGNPLACTCSLWEGLRSHLHDNSSSFQDLVGNLTCASPHILAGRTLWSLTTSDVCHLANLTALFILLPLFLLFSLVLCWCCGRKKKKKETSSFSPTRKRHNSSHCNGRWPHAKLPTGDSAVSVNSGKEVILRNQLMLQPSSNLLGSTRDIYEEVEIKLGSVDSLAPPPSTCSTEGTPGKQDLDTVSVSEVMKDSADREKVYLTQSTEYYSLVPGIEIEDSDHGEYESVDLS
- the si:ch211-106k21.5 gene encoding uncharacterized protein si:ch211-106k21.5 isoform X2, translating into MLHVTEGNTGGCKCPPSSILSKFPPLIPNDTCCLNYSGSTFSLVPWAAFSSQTNLQVLDLSNCNISKIEDGDAVSSLRELYLSQNRLTSLPNGFLTKAYSLEVLDLGVNNLKDLPKRFLQSSHKLRELILGWNQLSALPQSSLKPSLQHLELVGNPLACTCSLWEGLRSHLHDNSSSFQDLVGNLTCASPHILAGRTLWSLTTSDVCHLANLTALFILLPLFLLFSLVLCWCCGRKKKKKETSSFSPTRKRHNSSHCNGRWPHAKLPTGDSAVSVNSGKEVILRNQLMLQPSSNLLGSTRDIYEEVEIKLGSVDSLAPPPSTCSTEGTPGKQDLDTVSVSEVMKDSADREKVYLTQSTEYYSLVPGIEIEDSDHGEYESVDLS
- the si:ch211-106k21.5 gene encoding uncharacterized protein si:ch211-106k21.5 isoform X3, with the protein product MTREGLVFLCGFGFLQMLHVTEGNTGGCKCPPSSILSKFPPLIPNDTCCLNYSGSTFSLVPWAAFSSQTNLQVLDLSNCNISKIEDGDAVSSLRELYLSQNRLTSLPNGFLTKAYSLEVLDLGVNNLKDLPKRFLQSSHKLRELILGWNQLSALPQSSLKPSLQHLELVGNPLACTCSLWEGLRSHLHDNSSSFQDLVV